The Anolis sagrei isolate rAnoSag1 chromosome 6, rAnoSag1.mat, whole genome shotgun sequence genome includes the window ttaagtgctataataatgtggtaaagatgactggaatggaacacggaatatgagattggttacgattccactatgagacgaagcggattatttagtgtaactttataattgttgtattgctaatatgttgttttgtaattgtctttttgtaaattgccttttatatgttgtacaccgccatgagtcgccctaagggctgagaatgccggttaacaaatgcaccaaataaataaataaataaataaataaataaataaataaataaatatttaattatctATAGGATCTAcataccctaaagcagtggttcccaacctttggtcctccaggtgttttggacttcagctcccacaattcctaacagctggtaagatggctagaatttctgggagttgaagtctaaatcacctggagaaccaaagggtgggaaccactgccctaaaagtACCAGATCCTGTCAGGGTCAAAACTGGCTAGTTCTTGGAtagaagaccaccaatgaataccaggtgctgttggTTATATTTCACAGAAAGGAACTGGGAAAACTGCCTCTGGCTTGTGAGCTGGCACTGGTTTGATTGGCACAGGTTTATGAGCTGAAGAAGATGAGGAAGATGgcgatgaagaagaggaggaactaGGGATGGAACTTGGAATAATCAGTAATTGGTTTCCCAAGTTCTGCTGTACTTGAATGATCTGCCCTGATGTTGtttgtatctgtggaatggcctgtTGCTGGATGTTGGCAGGAGAGTGGGCCCCTTTGTTGATTATAGTTGGGTTCTGGATGATAAACGCCAACTGCCCCCCAGGATATGAGATCCTGAGCTGAAAGCCCTGGATCTGGAAGAGGTTTCCTTTCAAAGACAAGATCCCAGTACCGTTCTTGCTGGAATTCAGTGGAAGTGCCCTCATGCCCGGAGCAGCCTCCTCACTCATCTCCTTTGCCGCTAAGCTCCTTTGCCGCTAAGCCTGAAGCTTCTCCGCTGCTTCCTCCACCACCTTTGCCGCCTCCTCGACCGCCACCTTTGCTGCGCTGCTGCGCCTCTTTGCAAAGCCCTGGTCGTTGCCCACTGCCTTCGCAGACCAGCATTGTGACCGCTGCCAAGGCCCACCTATCGCGAGAGCCGCCAGGGCtgcatgcctgcctgcctcaAGCCCCGCGGAGTCGCAGCAGGCAGCTCCGTGCACTCCTCTCGCCaccaaaggagggaaaggaaagcaaaGCAGGGTGCCTGTTAAATGGCATCCCAAgtggggaggaagaggggggggggagactgcaCCCCGCAAACAAACGCGCACACATTCCTCCCACAACCAAGCAAAGCACCCGCTGGAGCAGGGCACCCGAAACAGAAACTAAAGGGACCCGATGATACCTGGCATACAAGACGACTCCCCATTTTGGAGATGATTTTCCTGGGTTCAAAAGTTGTCTTGTAGTCCAGAATATACGGTAGTCTTCTTTAagaaataacatctcaggtttatTAACAAagttcttgtatatattcagcatactccaatgtctttaagtatatagatatagtccaaactatacaactgtactcactgaagtctgaaaggagacaaactgcattccacctccattgaggtctaaaagcatactATATAACAAAcatggagtcctgtgtctgaagcccctcccacaccaaagaggcacagtcaaactggcaaaccaaaatgtacatacaatataggtcaacaattatacacatttgcaAACAGTTAATGGAGAcatggaaggttgctatttccaatacAGGTTGAGGAGGGGCAGGAGAGGCAATGGCTGcttcaacagctggaggaccgaTTTTGCTACATGTGGCAGCAAGGAGAGCGAGTGAATAAGGTTGAGAATCCTGAGCTGTTGAATATTCACTCAGGCTTACAGTAATAGTGGCAACCATACTGTCCTCTGGATCACTAGCTATACTGGTTAGGCTGATGGAACCTGCAGTCCAAGACAACATCTGTAAGGATGCCTCTGATTATTTCCTAAGAAAGCTCAATGAAATGTTAATGGGGTTGTTGGCAATTTGACAGCATACACTTTAACACTCTCTTACCGATACCCACGGCCAGGAAGGACTGGTTTTGCACAGCTATCATTCAAGCAAGCTAAGGTGGGTCCCATCCCATAAGCAGCAGTCTCGTCATTCACTGGACTGCATTGGGGCACAGGAAACCGCTGGCCAGTTTTGTAAGTACTGTTGGatcctagaaagaaagaaaaagtacaaTCTGCTCCCAAAAAGAATCTACCATCCACTTCTCCAACCTGGTGCCCACCAAACATGTTGCATGACATCACCCCGGTCATTGGCAAGGATGCTTAGGGTTAGTGGGATGTGGAgaccaacatctggaaggcaatcCATTTTCCCATCCCATACAGCATAACCTTCAGCATTTCACAGAGGAAAATCAGAATAcacatggccaagcaacatcagagtatggtCGCGATGAGAAAAAGTAcccagcccaaccaaaaaaataaataaaacatttttgatgtctttgtttttaggtctgttcctggtgTTATTTAGAGCGCTGATTCAAAAAAACTGCATTGACTAGACcgcaccagctctagtttcttagagcTGGTTGAATGTATAATGAAAAAATTGTATCATGAATCTGTGCTTTAAGTATGTAGTAAATAGATTTTCAAGTAGTGGACttttctttaaattttaattttttttcttcatgattaatatattattaattaaaaCACTACTTCAAAGTATCCAAAATATTTATGGGAAAGCAGATTGAAGAGTGGTATACAGCATATGTTCTCTATCTCACATACTAGAGCCAACAGCGGAAAACGTGAAATTTTTGGAAACATCAGGCCAGATATACCCAGAAATAGGTCTAACATTGGATTCACCAAAATGTGTGCTGAATGGTGTTGTTGACAAGGAAAAACACACAAACTAGGAAAGActacagcaatttgcttttgcctgagcctattggtcccacccaggcccgtagccaggatttcgtttcagggaggggctgaatttttttcagggggagtttcgggggggggctgagtctgagtgaaagagggtctagcctagcaaaccttttgtattattaccccaataccccatgtatatgggatatattgagtatggtgatcagatcatgatatgaataaacataacagtttaaataatgcaccggtaagaccttttcgcgaaccaccatgagaatttcggggggggggggcaagccccccccccccggctacatgcctggtcccacccctttctCCCCAATCCCTCCCAGCTGACAGGTGTAAACTCCTATTGACCACAGTTTGTCTCACCTGAAGTAAGTCAAAGAAGGAAAGcagcagaaggagaaagaaactgaGATATGGTAAAAAAAAGAATGATAGATGACTATTTCGATTGTCCTTTGCCAAAttaggacagttggagggtatgatacaattacaactctcaaagcATCTGAGCCAGGAATTTTACATAGGTATGaacaccaaaacaaaaaaagggcagcggtggtgcaacgggttaacccactaagctgcagaacttgctaactggaaggtcagtggttcgaatccacgggatggggtgagctcctgttgttagccccagcttctgccaatgtagcagttcaaaaacatacaaatgtgagtagatcaataggtactgctttggcgggaaggtaacgacgctccatgcagtcatgctggccatgtgatcttggaggtgtctatggacaacgctggctcttcagcttagaaatggagatgagcaccaccccccagagttggactcgattagtcttaatgtcaaggggaaacctttacctttactatgaacACCAAATCAAGCAAGATCAAAACCACACCCAAAGAACTTGTCATGGGCAACTTCTCACATGATTCCACCCTCCTGCCCCCCACTCTCTGAATACCTTCAACCTTTGCTTCCACCAGTATGGTTGCTGTCCAATGAGAAGCCTGACTAGGATCCAAAGTCTCTCGGGTCCATTGCTCATATAGGCAATAGGCAGGACGGAGCCAAAGGACAGTGGAGAGTCTGGAATCCGCATGGTACAGTGATATCGGATAATCTGAGGCAtagaggagaagggaagagaggtcATTTTTGCTTCAGATTCTTTCTTGAAACAAGATTTGCCAAAATTCACGACATTTAAATgtgaaggggggaaaaaacagaacTCACCAAGTACCAACAGGGAAGCAGACCCTGGATATAGCAAACAGGTTACCAAAAAGGGCAGCTTTAGCCACTCCATCTTTGAAAAAAGGTTAACAAACTCTTTGAAAGAATCTCCTTGATATATAACTAGATTTTCCAAGAGCACAGGCAAAATGTGTGCTTTGGCAGAAAGGGGTGgctagcaaaggaaggaaagaggtctAATTTAAAGGAGAAAAGACTCTTTGGGGAGGCCAAGATTCAGAGagcaaaaaaggaaaacacaacCAAACAGATGTTTGTGGAACTTATGGTTGAAGCCATACAGAGGACTGCATTTTAAGGGGGCACCTACATTGTTGTATTAATACAGTGTGGCACTGCTTTAAtagtcatgactcaatgctatgggaccttgggagttatagtttggggtttttttcgtgccaggagtgacttgagaaactgcaagtcgcttctggtgtgagagaattggccatctgcaaggacattgcccaagggatacccagatgttttcccatcctgtgggaggcttctctcatgtccccgcatgagaagttggagctgacagatgggagctcaccccactcctcctgccagcacaagggtttagcccattgcgctACCAGAGGCTCctatagtttgttgaggcaccagcactgtttggcagagaagggtaatGAGCTTGTAAAAATAAAACTTCTATGattacatagcactgagctatgacaattaaagtggagccaaacatcattaattctactgtgtagatgcaccctaaatcctAGATGAATGTAATTAAATTTAATATGACGTACTTCCAGAAAACTATATATAAGATGGCAACTGTTCTTCTATCTAATATTTTCATCATAATTACTACTTCCCATATTCTAAAACAAAGGACTGCAGTTGTCTTCTATCTGTGAACTATCTCTATTAAtgttatttgtatgtgtgtgtggttgaaAGTTGTTCAGATTGCCTTCTTTCTAAAGACtggttgtgtttgtgtgtggaagTGTGGGTGTGCTGGGCTACAAGTCAAGTGCCCACTCTCCAAACACCAGTGACATCTCAGAGCAGGGCACATCCGAGGGTGGTAGCCAGATCCGTTAATTTATGAAACTAATTTAGcatttggctctgcatctctgaACTCTAAACCCAATTAGTTGCATTGGGGTCAGGCATTGGCAGCTGAGTCGCTATTGATACCTTCCGGAAAAGTTGCCATTTGAATCTCTGATCAAAAACACTGAAGTCATTTCCTTTCTGATAAGTGGACCAGCATGGCATAGATATTTTGAGTCTTGGACTATTGTTGTCAAGACACgatgacatccccccccccccgaaagattTATAGTTTGCCAAGTACtccataataaatatattatttttataatttaaaaatatttttgaacttcCACTAGTTCAGAATAACGGAGATTGGGAAGAGACTGGcagcagctccccccccccctcaagatTTTATCATTTGTAACCATTTAATACATGTATCTGCTTTCCTTGACTTTCtctgtaacttgtatctttctgtgtactgtatctatttcatatataaaatgtattatttatttatttatttataccccgtccttctcaacttccgtggagggactcagaccagcttccaaacaggccaaacataaaacacataataaatacatccacaaaattaaaataattctaaattgcATTAAGAACCCTCTCTgcagattaaaatcaccagaattaaaatcgtcatccaagcAGTCCAAGTCACTATTCTGTGAACACCTGATCCCGTAACtaggatttaagcttcttccagaaagtcaagagggaaggggcagatctaaccacattggggagggggtttcacagccgaggggccaccacagagaaggccctgtctttcgtccctcCCAAACGCAACTGCGAtggcagtgggaccaagagcagagcctccccagatgatcttaaggtcctagacggtttgtaggaggagatatgtttgtacaggtaaactgggtcgaaaccgtttagggttttataggtgagcaccagcacttttttattttatttactttatttgtataccacccctctcagccttccagcaactcgaggtggtttataaggcaaaattcaatgccacaaaaacacaagtacagtttaaaaaatgttaacagcaataaaatcataaccGCATAAAAACATAAGTCATTAAATCCTTAATAAAAATATTGCCCAATTCCAATTTTGGTTAgatttgcttacctttgaaagaAAATGTCACAATCTATGCTATGTTTGTCCAGCTGTCCAAGAGAAAGTTTTAACTTCCTGCCCAAGCCATGATGAGAGCAATGGTGGCTTATTAGTGTGTGCCCATCTAACAAAATCAATGTTAATGAGGCCTGAAGAGGAATGAGACCACCCAGACGCCCACCCTCCATCGACAACTATGCGCTGAATCACTCTGTAATGCGCTCTGGGTTTTCATTAGTGACGGTGTCTGCCAAGACCTTTCAATCAAGGTCGAGGGGGATCCAATAGCAGTTGCTTAATAATGAGAAACAAGAGGAAAAGGGCTGGTTTAATTTCCTTGCCTTATTTATTTTCCCTTCTTCCACGCATATAAATAAACTGTAAAAACCTTCATACTTTTATGTCCAACTTCTTCGCTCATTTTCCTATCTGTCCATGTCTCCATTGGCCTTTTAACCTCAACATGTTAGCTGGATGTTGACATTTGTTTGCATTTTACAATCTTTCTGTCTTTCATTTGCCAATTGCTGCTTTATTCAGGTTTCTTGCCCTAATGTTATGAAGGTGGACAAAATTATTCCAGGCTGAGTTATGACCCTGGAAATGTGGTGTCTGtatggcagtgcttctcaacctgggggacagaatcctgggggggggggtcacaaggggatgacagagggattgccaaaaaccatcagaaagcacagtattttctgttggtcatgggggttctgtgtggaaagtctggcccaattctgttgttgttggggttcagaatgctctttgattgtaggtgaactataaatcccagcaactacaactcccaaatgtcaagatctattttccccagactccaccagtgttcacatttgggcatattgagtatccgtgccaagtttggtccattattgtttgaatcaacagtgctgtctggatgtagctgaactacaactccaaaattcaaggccaatgcccaccaaacccttccagtatttttgttggtcatgggagctctgtgtgggagtttggttcaattccattgttggtggagttcagaatgctctttgattataggtgaactataaatcccagcaactacaactcccaaatgctgaaatcacacacacacccaaccccaccagtatttagatttggtcatatcaggtatttgtgcaaaatttggtccagtgaatgaaaatacatcctgcatgtcagatatttacattatgagtcacaacagtagcaaaattatcaTTATGaggtagcaaggaaaataataaacaattgagtATTCAACATACAAATATTCACTTCCTTCAGCCAGTAGAATTTTATTAGTATGTAAGGAACAGATAGACGTGTGGCATAAGCTGCTCATTCCCTGTGATGCCAATTGTTAGTCTTCCATTCTTTGTAttgatattgttttatttattatgacaTTTGCTTCCCAGCAGTTTGActtaccttccttcctacttttttGTTCTATTTGATATAGATttatccatctttctttctctttctatacAATCACCTGTATAGGTCTGTCTGTTTTTCCTGTTAACTTCCATATTTCATCCTAGAAACTTTCTCACTTGCTCTCAAGtcctgtatatacatacacacggaATGCAATCTTAATGTGCCTCATTATTTTCTTTATTGGAATGACATGGGGCAATCTATGCCGACCTGATCCATTCCATCTTTCCCATCTTCAAGACATTGACTTGCCTTCCCATTGATCTAGACCCCAACGCCTCCATATAGCTTCGGTGCCGATCTCGCTGCTTGCATCACAAGTAAAGGAAGAGGGGGTTATAAATGCCCCTGAAGGAGATTGCTGGAGGAGGAAACGAAATCTAACTACAGTAAGTCTTTACTGTATTGGCAAGTCACCTAGGTAAGAGTCTGGTGTCCATAACAAGTGGAGGTAAGCGCTCTTAAGGTAGGAGGGGAAAATGTTACATGTAGACTTGCTTAAAAAGAGCCaacatttaacttttttttcaggacatgtttcttccttcttcttcttcttcttcttgatgtTAACAGCAATGAGACGGACAAAAGAAACTCACAAAGGTCTCTGGATCATTGTAGTCATCCTCAACTCAAGTTGGCTGCTGACTTCAGGGACCTTGCTTCCCAATTCAGGCAGGTAAGTGGACGTTTTTCAATTAGAGTTTGTTTTTACTATCTTGATATACTCATTCTAGATCTATTAAGGAGCCATTAGGTTAGGGGTTGCCAGACTAAAAGGGTTCATGTGTCTTTAACGGTTGCatagaagagagaatttcagcaaGTGCGGCTTGTTCCCTGGTTTTGTAAGATGATTTTCCCTCTTCTTCACAATTATTCAATGTATAGGAACTTTTCAGCTGGCAATACTAATctagactgggttgctgtgagttttccaagctgtatgttccagaaacattctctcctgacgtttcactcacctctatggcgggcatcctcggaggttgtgaggtcttttggaaacttgggaagcaaggtttatatatctgtggaatgtccaggttgggaatgagaactcttgcctgcttgaggcaagtgtgaatgttgcaattggccaccttgattagcattgaatggctgcttcctgcctggggaaatcttttgttgggaggtgttagctggccctgattgtttcctgtctggaatttctctgtttttgagtgttgctgtttatttattggctttcatggtcagaatcactgggttcttgtaggtttttccggctatatgttctagaagcattctctcctgacgttttggctgcatctatggcaagcatcctcagaggttgtgaggatgcttgtcatagatgcaggtgaaacgtcaggagagaatgcttctagaacatgaccatatagcccgaaaaacctacaagaacccagtgattccagccatgaaacccttcgacaatacagagtagATACAACTCTGGTTCTGTAGTCCTCTCACAATGGGTCTTGGAAGAAAGTTTCTTCTCCATACTTTTTGTCCCATCAGGCTTTGGAAGCGTGAGGCATCCCAGTATACTCCAGCAGGGAGCAGTGATGACCTCAAGGTCTCCCTCTTTCCCTGGCATATCCGTAGCCCTTCCATCACACTGCGTGACTGGAGCCTCAAGTGGATGTCTTCAGATGTCTCAGCGCCGCAGGAGGAGGACAGCAAAGATGATGGGGAAGACAGGACGTCCCAACTGTGGGACCCAGTGAGACAAGAAGGCAGCTTTCCTGGGGGCCAAAGAGCGATGCTGTATCCCTCCGGCTGGGTTCCAGGATGGGGTGGGAAGCGGAGCATTGTGGTCGCCGATGACACTGCCTTCCGGGAGAAAAGCAAAATGCTGACCGCAATGGAAAGGCAGAAGTGGCTCAACTCCTACATGCAGAAATTCTTGGTGGTGAACTCTGATTGAGATGGGGCAGTGAACTGGCAAGGGGCAAAAGCAATGGCAGGTGGGATGGGAGACAAGTTAACTGTCCAGTACAACCCCTTTATCCATTGGAGATGCATTTTAGAACTTCCCATAAAAACAGGAAACTATGGATAACAGCAAGCCCTACTAAACCAAATGACTTCCAATGGAAGTTATCAGGTCCTAGAGGGCCTATAAAATTCCTAGCGAAATATTTCCTCTTGGAATGTGTTTGGTTCTCCAGGGTGATAGGTTCAGTAGTAGCATGCATGGAGAACCACCTATCTGCATATTTTGCCAGATGCAGATAGGTGGAACCACAGGTAATGTTTTCATGGGTACGAGGGCCATACTGTATTGCACTACTCACTgaaaccctttaatacagtgactctcaacctggggtccccagatgttttttacttacaactcccagaaatcacagccaacttaccagctgttaggatttatgggcgatgaaggccaaaaacatctggggaccccaggttgagaaccactgctttaatagaTACGCCTGGATCTCAGTGTATGTGATTGAATGATATTGCATTAAAAAGGTATCCAGAGTCTGATACACAAGAGCAGGGATGGGTGACTTTCCATCTTCAGGGTCCACCTTGGAATATTTGAAACTTATTGCAAGGAGTGTGCTAGAGCATTCTTTTGGACTATAGGGTCCTTGTAAAACTGATGGGCAGCATGTCTagtctttcagaaggaaaacaCCAATTGAAGCGATAGCCAACCACAAAATCAAGGCACAGAATTTCCACAAGCCCAACCCAGAAATGGTGTTGACATTTCCTCTCATCCTTGAAGACTCCTTCCTCTCCATCTGATTATTATCTCATCCTAACTTACTCATTAGAGTTGTTGCAAAGATACAACTGGTACGAGCAGGGATGAACCATGCATGCTGCCCTGAGCTTCTTGAAGGAAAAGGTGGGAtactaaatataaatatatataaatataaggtACTAAATATAAGATTGCCAGTTTTGATCTGCCTCAAGGCAACTGTGTTTTGTTATATGCCTGTAAAAATGTTACCTGCTAATTTCTGTACAGTGATTCTCAATTAAAGGGCCACAAGCATGCAAGACCTCTGTCTTCATTTCCCTGTCCTAAAGAATCCAAGAATTGATCGTCATCAAGGATGCTGTCTTGGGGTCTGTGCTGTCATCCCAAGCTGTTTCTTTGGCAATGACGTGTCTCAGATCTCTGTCATCTTGGGGGATGCTAGATTGCCTTCTTTTAGAATAAGGAGCCCCACAGAATTAACGTCCATGCTGTTGCTTTGAGGAAAAGGTAACAATTTCGTAACAGAACTTGGGTCTAACTCCATCCAGGCACTATGATTCTGAGACTGCCAGGTGTGGATTTTCGTGACGGTTCTCCTTGCTCTCAATCTCTGGTGTTTGGGGCTTAATGGCACCCAAAACCCAAGGCGTtaatgtgaagtcttggctctgccttttcctctcctctgctttaattcctcctgtttataggccttcccaatagtgtagataacttcctttggattagtttttgggtggaccttaaaatccccccagaagccaatcttagttggtctattccatttcccagCACAAAGCTCTTTGCTGGGCAATTCCTTttttttctacagcagagctacaGTGAATTAGTGGCTTGGATATTGTCTGGTAtcctaggcctagcaatccaaaacaggcattcttagcactggctgcatttagcagtatttttataccaacaGTCAAAAAGACAACGAAAGCTTTggaccagcctaagcttcacaggagagaagattaggacagtttgtaagcaacattttataatccatcactttgcaccagaggcaagaaagactttcaaagaccccagaaagatgactgcaaccagcaagatctccttttgtaatgtattgttttaagttaccttatgatagtcctgggtggagttaaccctttattcatcttgtttcagtaaacacatttagttatcttttcaccttgcgcAAAGTGCTTCTTTccgctaagggtcttaatcttaacagaaggtatacagatagctcccgagtaaagccagacgaTATAGTTTTCCGAAAGGCTCTGGTGTGCCATCACAGTTAACCAGTTGTTCTTTTACTAATTGATGGAAGTACTGGTCATAGAGCAATTAGTTGATGGTAACTGGTTGATGGTGAAGCACAACTGGTTAAGTTACAGCTACTGTTTGTGGTTATTGATGGTGAAGCACAATTGGTTATGTTAAATTGATTTAAAATGGC containing:
- the PTH2 gene encoding tuberoinfundibular peptide of 39 residues, whose amino-acid sequence is MLHVDLLKKSQHLTFFSGHVSSFFFFFFLMLTAMRRTKETHKGLWIIVVILNSSWLLTSGTLLPNSGRLWKREASQYTPAGSSDDLKVSLFPWHIRSPSITLRDWSLKWMSSDVSAPQEEDSKDDGEDRTSQLWDPVRQEGSFPGGQRAMLYPSGWVPGWGGKRSIVVADDTAFREKSKMLTAMERQKWLNSYMQKFLVVNSD